The Cynocephalus volans isolate mCynVol1 chromosome 12, mCynVol1.pri, whole genome shotgun sequence sequence CTTTAGtgcaaaacaaactccctggaTCTCTTCCCAGTGCCCAGAGGCCAGAGGCCACCTCACTCGAGCCCCTGACGTGCACTTACCGCTCCGGCTCAGGGAAGCGGCTGCCCCACGGCCCCTGGTGTGGGGGGCTTCTGCTGGTGAAGGCCGACGACGTGCTGTCTGGGAGCCGGAGCCCCGCATTCCCGTTCTGGAGGAGAAGGACATTTGTGCCTGTGGGTGTGACGGGACCTCGGGAGGTGGGGCGGGCAGAGGACAGGTGGGGGTGTCTAAGccccctgggatgcccccggcCTCACGTCCCGCCCCCTCAGCTCCCTTCCTGAAGGGTCCTGTCTCCATCCTGGAGATGCCCTTGGCCTGCAGTGGCCTTTACCAACTGGCACCACCCCAGATTCGTCAAAGCTCATCTCAGGTGTCCCATCCTTGGGGAGCCATTCTGtctcccaccacccacccacctcaGTAGCTGTATCACCCTCTCCAGGAGCCCCCCTGGACTGGGGCGTCCCTCACTCCGTTTTCTCCACGGGGCTCCACAAGTGCTCCGGGCACGCAGGGTGGGGCTTGGCACCTCCAACCAGGTGCCCAGGGAATGGCAGGGACAAACTTTCCAGAGCTGGCCCAGCTCTCCAGGCTTACAAGGCCCCTCCCTGGCCCATCTACGCCCCCACATGCAAAGCCCatgggaaggagaaggaggaggtggggacagagacATGGGAGGCAGGAGCCCCACCACCCTGCCCCTTGCAGCCAGATCCTACCTGGAACAGGTGGCTCTTGCTGGGGTTGGGGATTTTCTCCTCCCATTTCCTGTTCAGCCTGGAAGACACCAGGGAGGTGACAGCCACCAGAGACCTCAGAGCCAGCTGCTCCCATGCTCATGtacagaggggaaactgaggccccgaaAGTGGGTGGCAGAGAAGGAACCAAAGAGAGCTTGGCTGTGTGATTCTGGGGGCTCCCGGAGACTGGGGACCATCCCCCCAACCCATGGAGTCCCCTTACCTGTACCCGTAGATGCCACAGAAGCGGAGGGCCAGGAGCAAGGCGAGCTTGAGGAGGACCAGGGAGAGCACCAGCACCCACGTGGGCAGCACTGCCGGCAGCCAGGAAGGAACAGGAGTGTCAGCATCGGGCAGGGGAcaggctggggctcaggaggggGGTGGTGGGAGGAGCTGGCTCAGggtccctgcccccagccctgagACAATGCTTTGTGCAGACACAGGGCTCCAGAAGCTACTGCCTTGGGGGCTTTGGTGGGGGAAGAGGCCAGATGCATGCTAAGAAGAAGAGGGCATTGATCTGACCTCTCACAATGTTCAAAGTGCTGGGAAGGACCCAGGAGGGTTAGATTCCTCCCAGTAGCAGCAGGTGTCCTGGAGAAGGCAATGACTATAGCCCATGGCGGCCTCAGGGGACTTCCTGAAGGAGGCAGCATCAGAGCTGGGCCTTCAGGAACAGGGAGGATTGGAGAGGTGGAGATGGGAAAGACACGCtggcagaggaagcagcaggtgcaaaggcccctCAGGAGCCCCCTGGCACTTCCTGCCGCGCAGCCCTGAGCCCCTCACAGCCTGGGTCCCTCTGGaactctcctcttctccctcccttggACCCCGTGGTCCAGCCCTCCTTTCCGCCTGGTGGTGGCCGCCTCCCTGGAGCTGCTCCCCTGCCAAGGCTGGCTGTGGACTTGGGTGCTGATTCTGAACACCTCCTCCATCCTCTCTCTGAAACCACCCTTTGGGCCTTGTTTTATTCTGTGATGTGTCCTGGGGGTCAGTATGGTAAAAGGTGAGGGGCCAGTGAAAGCAACAAGTGTAGGAAGGTGGGGAAGGCTAAGCAATCAGATGAGACCCTTCAATCCCAGGCTCCAGCCTGTAGTTTCTGATGTCTTTGCTGCCATGGTAACAGGAAGCTTGGGCTGAAGAACAACTGGGAAGTGGTTGCCATAAAGCCTTATGAACTCAAGGGCCATATTACTAGAGGCCTAAACCCCAGTTTGAAGGAGAATTGATGGTGAGACCTGCTGTCCTCTGCTCCCTCAAGTCCTTACCTGCAGTCTGTGTTGCATACCAGGTGTCACTTTCCAATAACTAATGATACATAGGAGAGAAGGAGGCCCTGGTGGGGTGGGGTCTAGAGCCTCACCTCTCCGTGCCCACACCATACCAGTCCTCTGCTCAGCTGGGCTGCCGCAGAGGGTGCGTGGAGGCTGGGGAGACATACCCCACTCAGTGGTCCAGGACCGTTCCTCACTCCACTCGCTCCAGATCCCATTGTAGTTTCTGTGGGTGGGCCTGACCCTCACCCTGGCCCAGTACGTGCTGGAAGGCTCCAGAGCTGGCAAGGCCATGCCATGGGTGTTCTGTAGGGTCTCTGTCTTGCTGTCCTGTGGGTTTGCATGGGTCAGCAGATGTgctgaggctgaggctggggcCCGTGGGCTGGTATTCATGGGTGCAGCTGCAAACCCTCCCACAGGAACATGCCGGTCAGCTCCAGCCGCTACAGCCCACTCCCACCACGGAGGACCCTACTCCAGCGCCCGCACAGGGATGGCACTCTGAATGGGACCAGGGACTCCACCTCTTGCAATACAGCCCTCTGACATATGACAACACCAATACCCAGAGCCCTGAGGAGTCACCTTGTCCCACCCTCATTTTGAGACTTCTCAACCTCCCAGCTTTTCTGTGGGGTAGCCTGGATCCAAATTGTGGCCTTTCTAGGCCTGCAGTGCAAGTCGACTGGACTGTGGAACCTGAGAGGGGAATTCAGGAGCCCGGGGTCTGCTCCTTGCTCCACCACTGGCTCACCTCcctcctggcctcagtttccccatttcctGCTTGAAGGTCTGGGGCTGGCTCTGTGGTTTCTGCTCTGGGCTCTATGGATCCCCCAGGTTCTGCATACAAGCCAAGTGGTTGCCTGGGGTCGTGGGCAGGAGACGGTACCCTGGGCTGGGGCCTCACCGGCTTTATCAGGAGCAGCCCTGCCCTTAGTGGCCACAAATTTGGTTCCAGATGAAATTCCTCTGAAGAAAGGTCCTCAAGACTTTATGACTTTGAAAACCTTCTTCCCAGTGGTCTCTCAGTCCCTCCCTGCCCTGGTGGTCTGTGCTCCCTTGCAACACAGGGTCAGCTGTTAATTTTGGCCAAGTGACATCACCTCACCGAGCCTCAGCTCCTTCAGCAAGAGTTGGGACAGTGACCTTCCAACCGCACAGGGTCCTGATCACCGAGTCCCAGTGTCTAACTCTGACTGTCATTGCTGGGTGCAGGTAGCGCTCTTCTGCCCTCCCCACCATACAAGTCCCTCCCCATGCACAGGCCTCACCTCCCACATGGCCTTGTCTTTCCTGTACTGGATCTCAAAGGTGCGATCTATGTGTGTGTACTGCATTTTCTCTGTTTCCCAGCGCAGGTTGTAGCTGTCTCCGTCCTTGGTCACGTTGAGGGTGGGGCGGGCCATCTGGACTGGAAGGAGGGAAACTTTTAAGGGTGGTCATAACATACATCCACCAACGGAACATTCCCTGTGTTCCATGTCAGACACAGGTGCCGTCTCCACTGGCCTAAGACCCCAGGTCCTGCCCATGTTGGGGTCTCTGTCACCCCCCCCAACTTCACCATATCATGTCTTTTGATCTGCGCAGCCCTCCTCTTCTGAGATGCTGAGATACACTTGCTTTGTAGTAAGGCAGCCCAAAACTCAATCACCATCAATGGATCTAGGCCATGTTCTAGGCACTGTCGTGCATGCTCACTCCACTTGAACTATTTCACTCAGTTCTAACAACCCTACTGGAGGTACTATTCACCTcacattttacagacaggaaaactGCATCACCGAGTGATCAAGAAACCTGCCCAAGGAAAAGCAGCTAAGCAGGAGTGGACACAGGTATGGGATCCTCGGCAGCGTGACTCCACGGTTGTGGGCTCAGTCACTGCACCCCACTGCTTCAGAGTCTCTGAGACTGAGGTCTCTTCTGGGATCCTCTCCCTTGACAGTCCAACAGGTGTAGGGAGATGTATAAAGGCCAGGACCAGTTCACAGGTTCTCACCACCAGAAAATCCCCAATGCACCAGCTGTAATAGGCCTTCAATAACATCGAGGTGACCCTTCTCTCCAACCAGAGTATGtccaaagagaaaggagaagcctCTTGCAGCCTGCGCTTCCTGGTTGGCCAGCAAACCCACAAGTTGGAAGAGGAAAAGGCCAGAGAAAGCAGAAACTGAGTATAGTGTCTGAGTTCTGGGTTCCAGCTCTGACTGACATCCTATGAGCTGTGCAGCTTTAAGTCACTCAATTGCTCTGAGCTGTCTAcccatcagaaaaaaaagaatgctcaCAGCCTTGCTGTCTTCACTGGGCTCTTATAAAATAATGCCAATGCCTATAATTCGTTGAGGTCTCCTTCGCACAAGGCATCATACTAGgccatttatgtattttgtgcACTTGAACCATAGGAACCCCTTTTCCCAGTGAGACACCAAGAGAGTAAGTGGTGGATTCAGACCCAGGTGACTCAGATAAATTGGCTGCTGCTTTGACATGCACTAAAGACTGGATGAAAGAACTTGGTGAAACAGAGTAGGAGGTTCCATTGCACTGGGGTTCCTGCTACATGACAGAAATGAGGGACATTAACCTGCAAGGATCTATGATCTGTTTGTACCCCCCCCCAGACCCCAATCGAAAAGGAAATCATAGATTGATTATGTCGACACTGAGATTAGCAGTCAGAGGAGAACTTTGGGCATCATTAAATGTCTAAccaggaaatgaaagagaaagatttGCTGGGAGGACTGGGAGGCTGTTGTCAGTAGCAGGAGCTTAGGAGCAGCAGCGTGGTTGGAGAAGGAAGCAGACCAAAAGAATGAAGGAACAGAGGTTTTAAAGACCTGTTCCTGGGGATTATCGATTGcacttttcttcatatttttggcCATTGTCATTGTTGTACCATTGTTTCTTGAGAACTTCAAGAAGAGATCCGAGTTACTTTTGTCCACCTTTGATCACTGGACTGCATTTCTTTGCAAGTGACAAACATGAAGACTGGGTCATGAGAAACCCCAAGTTCATTTAGGTTACACAATGAGGGGACCTGACCCTCTGCACAAAAGGCTGGGGCAGACTCACTGTTCTCTGAgctctttataaatttctcttccttcctgggCTGAACAGAGATGGTGTACTGGCCGTGGGTCTCGGGGTCAGGCACAGGAATGTGGCATCTGTGCTGGATGTAGAGGCTGCTGAcctcctctctcagcactgggGAACATTCTTCCTCCCTGAGGATCAGAGCTGAActgagggctgggaggagggaggggccgcaggagggaggagagggtcCAGGATGAGCTGTGACTTCTGCTGGGGACCCTGGGGACAAAAGGAGGCCTGGAGAGACTAAGAccaagaggaggggagggggtggagaaagGAGACACTCACCCTGCATCGGGGCTGGACTTGTAGAAGAGGGCAAAGGAGACTGAGCTGTTCATCTCTGACCTCACCTCCCAGGAGCAGCTGAGCATGTGGTCCCCGTCGAAGAAGCACTGCAGGTTCTGGGGCTGGGCCTTGTCCCCTGGGAGGAGAGGCAGTTCCTCAACACTCCTTCCTTCATTATCCCACAGCTCTCAGTGGGGGCCCACCATGGGACTCATCACAGAGAGATCACGAGCATGGGGACCAAAAAGATCAGGGTTTGAACTTCAGCCTGAACCTGCCAGCAGTGCACCCACTGCTCAGAGAGGGAACCCTGTGAACCTACACACCCTCCACTGAGAAATGGGAGTAGTATCTAAGCTTCAGTGTGGGGGGTTGAACACGATATCAGTAGGCCCTACTCATAGAATAGCCCTCATTCAAACACAGCTGCTAAGAAtgctattgctattattattgtaattgttattAGCAGAAACTGTGCAGCAAATGTGCATCCCGAAGTGAATCAGATCCAGAGTGTGCCTGTGCAGAGTCTGCAGTGGAGACAGGGCTGGCCTGGGGAAGTTGCTATAAAACCGTAAGACAGTAGATCCTGGGGGCCCACAAATGTGGACATTTAGACTCCTACTGTCCCAGGAGCTCCTAAGGAGCCCATCCTCCTCCCAAAGTGGCATGTCCCAGGCTCTGACTCCATTACCTGGCTGGGATTCCCAGCGAACCTCTGGGCTCCACTCGCTGGGCCGTCCTGAGAACCCTGAGGCCGGGGCCAGCCGGGTCCGCACTCGGGCTACGTAGGTGCTGCTGGGCATGAGGTACTCTGGTCCCAGCATGGCCTGGGAGGCGTTAGAGTGGAAGGTGGCAGCATCCTGTTGGGAGAGGGGGGCTGGAGGAGGTGCCGGCTGGCTGGTCCCTTGAGGTTCAGGCAGAGCTGGCTGTGCATCCTACCTCCCAGGTGTCCTGATGCCGCTTGTAGACCACTTCAAACTCCAGGTCCCCCAGGGTCAGCCAGTGGGTCTCAGGATCCCTGAGAGCCACACTCCAGGTCAGCAGGAAATGGTCCCCGGCAGTGCTAATCTGGAGGTCCGTGGGTGCAGGGGGCTGGACTGCAGGGGAGAATAAATTAGGGGAACATAGGGCTGGATGCTGTGGGGTGGGTAAGGGCCTGCTTGGGTTTTACTGTGGACACACTGGGAATCCAGCCAAACGCTGTCCccatcagctgtgtgactttgaacaaaaCCACTGCCCTCTGCAGGCCTCAGGCCCCTCATCTGCAAAACTGTGGGGATTAAATGTGAAAGTGAATGAAACCGCAGGTTGCTGTGCATATATAAGACAAGCTGGATAAAAGGTGCTGGCAGTTCACCTCTCAAAGGAGCCACCTCTGTCCTGAGGCTCCTCCCCTGCCCACGACGTGGTCTGTATGGCCTCCCACCAGCAGAGGGCACTGCGGTTCATGTTACGCCCTCTCCTGATATCCACTCTCCCTTCCCACCTGCCCAGGGCCCCTCCCCTCTGTCAATGCCCAGCATAAATGTCTCCTGCTCTAGGCAGCTTCTTGGATCTCCATCCCTCAGGCAGAATCCCTTGTTCCTTTTTTTGTCCCACCATAGTTCATTGTAAATGCCTCCACCATTGCCTTATCACACCCACTGAATTTATGTGTTTCCATGCCTGCCTCCTCTAAGAGACAAGGACCTTGGGGATGACAGGGGTTGGGTCTTGACCCCCTTACCTATTCCCAGGCCTGAGATGTAGCTTCTTGGTGAATTACGTGGGTAAGGTGAATGAATACATGCATGCAATCTTCAGGGACTTGTCATGAAATCATTCTAGCAGCCAACAAGCACACATTTGTTGGGACCGACTGGGTTAGTCAAGAAGATGCATTAGTGAATGACATGGCTCTGGTTTCCTAAGATTCTATGTCTGATTGCCGAAGGAAGACTTTCAAACACAAAAAGTCACATAAATAGGAGGTAAATGTTCTATGCTGGACATGGGATGTGGGATGTTAGAGCATGTCAGAGCTGGAGCCCCTCAGGAATAATAAACCCAGAATGGCAGACACAGCATGGAAACTACCCCTTCCCCACCCACAGCCAGGACAGGCATCTTTAATTGATCACTGAACTCCAAGCCCCTGAGAACATCCTGGAGTGGGGCTCCTCAGCACAGAGCTCTAGGAAGCTGCCACCCACTGAACAGACTGGGAACACAATAAAAAAGCTGTTCATTCAACCTAAGAGACTTTAGTTCACCAGcacatttcacagatggagaaactggtGGAAGAAGTGAGATGCCCAAGATCTCCAAACATGGGAGCCTCAGGACAGATCAGAGGCACATCTGTTCCCTCCCCAGCACCTGCCGGCCTCGTGGATTCATTGCCAATGTGGTTTAGACCGGAACTGTCCTGCCTACTCAACATATGTTCTGGGAGGCAAAGTGCCACACCCCTCCCCATTTCTCTGTTGTCCCCAACTTCACCAGAAGCCTTCCCTGTTACCATGCTgtaagctccaagagggcaggaaTACTGACTGGTTCATTTACTGCTTTCCCGGTGCTCAATGAAAggacaagtgaatgaatgaattgagcAGATGTCCTCACTGTGACTTGCATCTCCCCCATGCTCCCATCCCCTGGCCATACCCCAGTTGAGTTCTCACTGTTTCCCATCCTGGGCTCCAGCCTCCCTGCCACCTATTGCCCCTTCCCCCAATCTACCCCGAATGTTACCTGCCTGCAGCATTCTCACACATCTGATCATGTCATGCCCCTTCCATGGCCCTCCATGCCTAGAGGGTCGTGACCTCTAATCTCCTCTGTGCAACACAGAAGCCTCTCCAGGCTCAGGCCCCTGCCTGTGTCTCCTGCTTCTTCCTACTATGTCCAGCCCTCTTGAAGCTCATGCTCCTTCTCATCTGACACTTTTGGGGAGCAGCATGGTGACCCAGTGACTAGGATCAGAGGCACTGAAGTCAGATCTGCCTGGGTTGGACGCTCAGATCTGCCACCAGCAGCTGagaggccttgggcaagtcacttctctctctgtctcagttcCACCTGCTGTCAAAAGGCAAAAATAATAGAACCTAAATGGACGGTGTTTTGAGTTACTTAAGAGTTGGCAGTGTCTCCTAACAGCCGCCACAGGCCTGTCAACACAAACTTTTATAAAATGACCCCCACTTTTTTATTTAGTCTCATTCTAAGCAATAATTTCCTTTAATCCGTGAGTTTGAAGCACCggttctatttctttcttctagaTAGTCACATAAAAGCTAACGATAGAAAATGATCATCTCCACCACCTCGGACAACTGGTTGTTTCTTGGGCTGCTGTGGACTCGCAGAGCACACTGGGGGCCCCTCCTCGAGGTCAGTGAGCCCCATGTCTAACGTGCAGAACCCTCAGCAAGTATGACCTGTCACTGTCACTGGTGGACTTTGGTaagttacataacctctctgggcctcagggccTCCTCCCTAAAATGGGCTGTTGCAGAAATGAGAGGATACAACTAAGGTGAACAAGTTAGCTAACTGATATGTTTCGATGTGAACCACAGACTGGTTCTTCTTGAAAGGAAGCCTTCTATGGTGGAAGCCCATGATGGGAGCAGCCAGGGCAGGGGGAGGTACCTTAGGCAGGGGCCTCTCACATTGCACCTGCTCCAGTGCCCCCATCATAAGGAGACCGGATCCTTTTCCCTCAAGACACCCAAACCCAACTCCAAGCCAGTGTCCCCACCCCTTGGAGACTCTCACTCCCTGGTCGATCACCTGTAGTTTGACCACCCCTGATGCCCACGACAGTGCACCAAGCCCCAGCCAGGGACCCCAGCCCCTCACCATGCTGGGTCAGAGTAACGGTGAGCTGGATGCCCAGAGGCCTGTCTGGTTGGAATGAGAAGTAGTCATTGTCGGCGAGGACGAATTGCTGATAGGGAATGACACATATCCTGGGCACACAGCGGGGAGCCGGGCAGTCTGACCACAGCATGTCATCAGTGAGTTCACAGGACACTGGCTGTGGAGGATCCCTGTCAGGAGAGGACAAGCATTAGCCCAGCATGATAAGAATCACTCATTCATCGAATATTAATTGTGTGGCTTTATCCAGAGGCAGGGGCCTGGCAGGGGACAACACAGACACAAATTCCTGCCCATGGAGGTGACATCCTGTGGGAAGGAGGCACAGGTTCCACACTGAATAAAATATGTAGTATGGCAAGCAGGGAAAACTTCATGTAGACAAATGgagcagggaagggagaagaggaggctgGAAGGGTGGGGGATGCAACTTGAAATAGGGGGACAGGTAAgttctcactgagaaggtgacatttgggcAAAAAATtaaaggaggtgagggagggagcATGCAAGTTCTGAGGAAAGGGGATTTCAGGAAAcaagaacagcaagtgcaaaggtcctgggacAGGCATAGGTTTGGAGTGTTGCATGGCTGGGCATAGACCAATGTGCAAGGAGTGGAGTATGCTGGCGGGGAGGAGATGAGTTGAGCACGGTGAAAGGATTGGATTTCGCTGTCAGTTAGTGGAAAATATTTAGGGAGTTATGAACAAAGGAGTGATGTATTTTGATATATGCTGTGCAAGAATTCCTGTGGGTCCTAGGTTGTGGATAGATTGGGTTGGGGGTATGCCAATattagaagcagagagaccacTTAGGAGCCTTCTGGAATTTCCAAGTGACAGGAAGTGGTTTGGACCCTGGTGGTGGTGTCAGCATTGGTCAGATTTATGTTCCATTTGAAGATCAGGTTGACAGCATTTGCTGGTGGATCGGATGATATGATGGGGAAGGAGAGGTGgtaagagatttaaaaacaaaacaaaaacctcccaGTTGTTTAGCTTGAGCCACTAAGAGCTCCCAATTAGTAAAGCGAGATGGAGAAGGCTGAGGCAGGAGCAGTCTGTTGGGGAGAGAGCCAGAATTTGGTTCAGGGAGTTTGGAGTCAGAGATGCCTGTTATCTGCATGATGACGTGGACAGGCAAGGGCTCCTGCAGGTCTGGGCTTAGGGGAGGTGCAGGCTAGAGACCCACAGTTGAGAGTTTTCCCCAGAGCCTGAGGCAGGATCTCTGCAGACTGGATAGAGATATACGTATAAAAGACTGGAGGTCTGAGAACCAAGCCCTGGGGCAACTCACCTTTTGCAgatgagaggaaagaaggaagcagaggTGGGGACTGAAAAGGGTGGACCAGGGGACACGAGGAGAATTGGGTGAGCCTGGTGGCCTGAAGTCACATGAGGGAGGAGCTATGAGGAGGATGCTGTGGTCATCTGTGTCAGGTGCTGCCCGCGGGTCAAGTAGCAGGAATGCTGAGGACTGAATGTGAGATCTAGCCCCAGGGAGCTTTTCTGACTTTGTCAAGAGGAGTttgggtggcctggtgggggcAGCAGAATCCTGGGGGCATGATTTCAGGAGGGAATGACTAGAAAGGCCACTGGATACAGTAGGTCCAGAGGACTCTGCAGAGGGGTGCTGCTgtaaagagaagcagagaaaagggcCAGGGCTGCAGGGGACACGGAGTCAGGAGGCACCCTGGTGGCATCTGAGGGGGAAATGGGGCATGTTTGCAAAGTGATTGGGAATGATACTGGGGAGAGGACACTGTCGATGACGTAAGAGGAGAGGGAAATGTGGTGGCAGCAATGTCCTTGAGCAACAAAACAATGGGACATGAGTTCAGGCCTCAGACAGCAACTGAGACAGGTAATTCActgcaggggcagggggcagagaCCAGGCCAGATCCAGGGCGGTGGGCAGGTGTGTACTGGGGAGTGTGAGTGTGGGAGGTGGGAGTTTGGGGCTGCTGTGGTCTCGGTGCAATAGGAAACATGTCCCAGCTGCAGgcgggaggggtgggggtggcattGAGGAGAGTGGAGGAGGTGCGAccaggagagcaagagagagatcTGGAGGTGCAGGTGTGGCGGAGCCGAC is a genomic window containing:
- the CSF2RB gene encoding cytokine receptor common subunit beta isoform X1 encodes the protein MTRKMTLTQELLLVALLALCWGPSPAGAETIPLQTLRCYNDYTSHITCRWADTEDSQRLINLTLHRRVDEDPPQPVSCELTDDMLWSDCPAPRCVPRICVIPYQQFVLADNDYFSFQPDRPLGIQLTVTLTQHVQPPAPTDLQISTAGDHFLLTWSVALRDPETHWLTLGDLEFEVVYKRHQDTWEDAATFHSNASQAMLGPEYLMPSSTYVARVRTRLAPASGFSGRPSEWSPEVRWESQPGDKAQPQNLQCFFDGDHMLSCSWEVRSEMNSSVSFALFYKSSPDAGSALILREEECSPVLREEVSSLYIQHRCHIPVPDPETHGQYTISVQPRKEEKFIKSSENIQMARPTLNVTKDGDSYNLRWETEKMQYTHIDRTFEIQYRKDKAMWEDSKTETLQNTHGMALPALEPSSTYWARVRVRPTHRNYNGIWSEWSEERSWTTEWVLPTWVLVLSLVLLKLALLLALRFCGIYGYRLNRKWEEKIPNPSKSHLFQNGNAGLRLPDSTSSAFTSRSPPHQGPWGSRFPEPERVLPVGFGDSEVSPLTTEDPKDVCDPSSGPDMTPAVSDLPTEQLPCPQPSGPAPSGRREHQVSSFDFNGPYLGPPHSCSLPDLLGQPEPPQTGESPKPPPPGSLEYLCLPAGGQVQLVPLAQVMGHGQAKDVERRPSLGAQGSPFLESGGGPAPPVPGPSVGGQGPKDNPVALPTGSGDPADTVMASGYVTTADLVLTLPTGALSYCLSPPLSFPSDQNLNLCPGLAGGAPEDSGPMKPGFEGYVELPPATGQSPMSPLGSPAPPVASSPVLSPGEPQGNILNPGEPEADAAPASPCPEGLLVLQQVGDYCFLPGLGPGPVSPRSKPSSPGPCPEMGNLNQVFQVKKPPCQAVPQVPAIQLFKALKQQDYLPLPPWDVSRPGEVC
- the CSF2RB gene encoding cytokine receptor common subunit beta isoform X2, with translation MTRKMTLTQELLLVALLALCWGPSPAGAETIPLQTLRCYNDYTSHITCRWADTEDSQRLINLTLHRRVDEDPPQPVSCELTDDMLWSDCPAPRCVPRICVIPYQQFVLADNDYFSFQPDRPLGIQLTVTLTQHVQPPAPTDLQISTAGDHFLLTWSVALRDPETHWLTLGDLEFEVVYKRHQDTWEDAATFHSNASQAMLGPEYLMPSSTYVARVRTRLAPASGFSGRPSEWSPEVRWESQPGDKAQPQNLQCFFDGDHMLSCSWEVRSEMNSSVSFALFYKSSPDAGEEECSPVLREEVSSLYIQHRCHIPVPDPETHGQYTISVQPRKEEKFIKSSENIQMARPTLNVTKDGDSYNLRWETEKMQYTHIDRTFEIQYRKDKAMWEDSKTETLQNTHGMALPALEPSSTYWARVRVRPTHRNYNGIWSEWSEERSWTTEWVLPTWVLVLSLVLLKLALLLALRFCGIYGYRLNRKWEEKIPNPSKSHLFQNGNAGLRLPDSTSSAFTSRSPPHQGPWGSRFPEPERVLPVGFGDSEVSPLTTEDPKDVCDPSSGPDMTPAVSDLPTEQLPCPQPSGPAPSGRREHQVSSFDFNGPYLGPPHSCSLPDLLGQPEPPQTGESPKPPPPGSLEYLCLPAGGQVQLVPLAQVMGHGQAKDVERRPSLGAQGSPFLESGGGPAPPVPGPSVGGQGPKDNPVALPTGSGDPADTVMASGYVTTADLVLTLPTGALSYCLSPPLSFPSDQNLNLCPGLAGGAPEDSGPMKPGFEGYVELPPATGQSPMSPLGSPAPPVASSPVLSPGEPQGNILNPGEPEADAAPASPCPEGLLVLQQVGDYCFLPGLGPGPVSPRSKPSSPGPCPEMGNLNQVFQVKKPPCQAVPQVPAIQLFKALKQQDYLPLPPWDVSRPGEVC